From one Rhineura floridana isolate rRhiFlo1 chromosome 4, rRhiFlo1.hap2, whole genome shotgun sequence genomic stretch:
- the SOX7 gene encoding transcription factor SOX-7 — protein sequence MASLLGSYGWSEGLECSPLELPDGAPAAVTAAAGSRPEKGSPESRIRRPMNAFMVWAKDERKRLAVQNPDLHNAELSKMLGKSWKALTPSQKRPYVEEAERLRVQHMQDYPNYKYRPRRKKQVKRICKRVDPGFLLSNLSRDQDPMPEKRVRSSRAAGEKDRQADYSPGPVLSSLGRYREVQSGNAGAPMDTYPYGLPTPPEMSPLDVIDPEQSFFSSPCPDDPRHPHMSGAPYALEYATSPLRGNHPLGHMSVSQAAPSLPSPPSSCPAPPSGNYYSPAFHPPLHPPGLHAHLGQLSPPPEHQNFDSLDQLSQVELLEEMDRNEFDQYLNAPGHPEPSGLIINVQVSQPASGAHSSENSLISVLADATATYYNSYSVS from the exons ATGGCTTCGCTGCTGGGCTCCTACGGCTGGTCGGAGGGACTGGAGTGCTCCCCTCTGGAGCTGCCCGACGGGGCCCCCGCCGCCGTCACCGCCGCCGCGGGGAGCCGGCCCGAGAAGGGGAGCCCCGAGAGCCGGATCCGACGTCCCATGAACGCCTTCATGGTGTGGGCCAAGGACGAGAGGAAGCGCTTGGCGGTCCAGAACCCAGACCTGCACAATGCCGAgctgagcaaaatgctgg GCAAGTCTTGGAAGGCTTTAACTCCATCCCAGAAGAGACCGTATGTGGAAGAGGCGGAGCGGCTCAGGGTTCAGCACATGCAAGACTACCCCAACTACAAATACCGGCCCAGGAGAAAGAAACAGGTCAAGCGGATCTGCAAGCGAGTGGATCCAGGCTTCCTGCTGAGTAACCTCTCCAGGGATCAGGACCCCATGCCAGAGAAACGGGTGCGCAGCAGCAGGGCAGCAGGTGAAAAGGACAGGCAGGCCGACTACTCACCCGGTCCGGTGCTGTCGAGCCTGGGGAGATACCGGGAGGTTCAGAGCGGCAATGCTGGTGCTCCCATGGACACTTATCCGTATGGCCTGCCCACTCCACCTGAGATGTCTCCGTTGGATGTGATAGATCCTGAGCAgagcttcttctcctccccctgccccgacGACCCCCGCCATCCCCACATGTCGGGAGCCCCCTATGCTCTGGAGTATGCCACCAGCCCTCTTCGGGGTAACCATCCTCTAGGGCATATGTCAGTCTCTCAAgcagccccctccctcccttcccctccctccagtTGCCCAGCTCCCCCCTCGGGCAATTATTACTCCCCGGCTTTCCATCCCCCCCTCCATCCCCCCGGCCTCCACGCCCACCTTGGccagctctcccctcctcccgAGCATCAGAACTTCGACAGCCTGGACCAGCTGAGCCAAGTGGAACTCCTGGAGGAGATGGACCGCAATGAGTTTGACCAGTATCTCAATGCCCCCGGACACCCAGAGCCTAGCGGACTGATAATCAACGTGCAAGTATCTCAGCCAGCAAGCGGTGCCCACTCCTCTGAGAACAGCCTCATTTCCGTCCTAGCTGATGCGACAGCCACTTACTACAATAGCTACAGCGTTTCTTAG